The following DNA comes from Bradyrhizobium sp. SK17.
CATGAGCTCGCCGGTTTCGACCGGGCGCTATTGGCATTCCACTCGACCACGCCGGACGCCTTGCAGGTCGCGCAGCATGTGCTCACGATCACCAAGCAGCTCAAGGTGATGATCGCGCAACGGCCGGGCTTCACCGCGCCGACGCTCCTGGCGCGCCAGCTCGCGACGCTGGACCAGTTCTATGGCGGCCGCGTTTCGTTGCACGTGATCACCGGCGGCAACGCCATCGAGCTGCGCCAGGATGGCAACACGCTCGACGACAAGGACGAGCGCTACGCCCGCACCAGCGAATTCCTCGACGTGGTGCGGCTGGAATGGACCAGCGAGAAGCCGTTCAACTACAGCGGCAAGTATTACAACGTCGAGAACGGCTTCTCGCAGGTGAAGCCGTTGCAGAAGGGCGGCATCTACACCTTCGTCGGCGGCGGTTCGGATGCCGCGGTCGAGGTCGCCGGCAAGCACGCCGACACCTTCGCGCTGTGGGGGGAATCCTACGCCCAGGTGCGCGACGTCACCGCGCGGGTGCGCGCGGCCGCGGCCAAAAATGGCCGGCCGACGCCGCGCTTCAGCCTGTCGGTGCGGCCGATCCTGGCCGACACCGAAGAGAAGGCGTGGGCGAAGGCGGAGCACATCCTGGAGCGCGCCACCGCGTTGCAGGACCAGACCGGCTACCGTCGTCCCAACCACGCGACCGACGGCGCCAAGCGGCTGCTGGCGCTCGCCGATCAGGGCCAGCGCATCGACAAGCGGCTGTGGACCGAGATCGCAAAGCTCACCGGCGCCAACAGCAACACCACGGCGCTGGTCGGCACGCCCGAGCAGGTCGCCGAGGTATTTGCCGATTACTACGATCTCGGCGTCAGCCACTTCCTGATCCGCGGCTTCGATCCGCTGGTCGATGCCATCGACTATGGCCGCGAGCTGATCCCGCTGACCCGCAAGCTGATCGCTGCGCGCGATGAGCAACGGGGGATTGCCGCAGAATGATCCGTCTCATCGTCGCGGCGGCGCTCGCGCTCGCCGCCATCGACGCGGCCTTCGCGCAGGCCACGCTGCGCGTCGGCGACCAGAAGGGCAATTCGCAGGCCGTGATGGAAGCGGCCGGCGTGCTCAAGGACGTGCCCTACAAGATCGAATGGAAGGAGTTCGCCGCCGCCGCGCCGCTGCTGGAAGCGCTTGGCGCGGGCGCGATCGACACCGGCCTGGTCGGCGACGCCCCGTTCACCTTCGCCGCGGCCGCCAAAATCCCGGTCAAGGCGATCGCGGCCGTGCGCCAGTCGCGCGACGGGCTTGCGGTGTTGGTGCCGGAAAACTCGGCGATCAAGAGCTTCGACGACCTGCGTGGCAAGAAGATCGCGACCGGCCGCGGCTCGATCGGCCATCAGCTGATCCTGGCGGCGCTGGAATCCAGGGGTTGGCAGGCAGCCGACGTACAGATCGTGTTCCTCGCGCCGTCGGACGCCAAGGTCGCCTACACGCAAGGCTCGGTCGATGCCTGGTCGACCTGGGAGCCTTACGTGAGCCAGGAAGAGGTGCTGTTCAAGTCACGCCGCGTCATCACCGCAGACGGCATCACGCCCGGCCTCGGCTTCCAGGTCGCGACGCCGGACGCGATCAAGGGCAAGCGCGCCGAGCTCGAGGATTTCGTGCGCCGGCTCGCGGCCGCGCGGGCATGGTCGCAGAACAATGTCGAGGGCTATGCCGCGACCTGGGGCAGGCTGATGAACATCCCGCCCGCGGTGCCGTTGAACTGGCTGACCCGGGCCAGGATCCGCATCGCGCCGATCGACGACAGCGTGGTGGCCGACGAGCAGAAGACCATCGACCTCTACGATCGCTGGGGCCTGATCCGGCAGAAGATCAACGCCGCCGACATCGTCGATCGATCGTTTGCCGCCGCTGTCGAGAAGGGCGCGGGGCTATAGAGCGACGGCATAGGCGGTAGGCGCTGCCAATGCACCAGATATCGGCGTCGTCCTGGCGAAAGCCAGGACCCATTGCTCCAATCGTCTGCTTTTTGGACGACGCTGGAGCCGCTATCCCGGTCATCATCAAATTCAGTGGTTATGGGTCCTGGCTTTCGCCAGGACGACGGACGTGGAGGGGACGTGCCAATATTCATCATGCTAACGAATCCGTGATCACCAAAACATTCAATCGTTGTCGCGCGACATGCGACAACGATTTTCCCCTTTCGGCACCTGCCAAGACCGCAACATTGCTATTTTCGTCGTCCCCTTGCCGCGCCTTCCCGCGCCGCCAAAATCAAATGCACGAACAATCGAGTCCAGGAGATCACCATGGGCCTTCAAGAAACTCGCATCGAGTCGCTGCCGTTTGTGACCGCTGAACTGAACTATCTCGCGCCGACGCCGGGCAAGCCCCGGACCTACGCTTTCGACCCGCCGCCCGGCGAACCCAAATCCACCGCGCTGCCCGAAGCCCACAATGTTCCGATCTTCGACGGGCGCCTGATCGCCGACAGCTTCTCGCTCGACCGCGAAGGCTTTGCGCTGGTCAAGCATCCGACCAGCGTGAAGGACTATTACGACGACAATGAAGTCCGCAACGTCTACTACCCGGCGGTCGAGGCGTTCCTGAAGGCGACGCTGAAGGCCGATCGCGTCTTCATCTTCGATCACACCGTGCGCAAGCGCGTCGAGGGCGCTGCCGACATCCGCGGCGGCGGACCGCGCCAGCCCGCGACCCGGGTCCATGTCGACCAGACCGCGATCTCCGGCCACAACCGGGTGTTCGAACACCTGCCTAACGAGGCCGAGCAACTGGTCAAGGGCCGCGTCCAGGTGATCAATCTGTGGCGTCCGATCCGCGGTCCGTTGCGCGATTCACCGCTCGCGATGGCCGACGGCACCACGATCGCGCCGGAAGATCTGATCGCCTCCGACCTGATCTATCCGAACCGCAGCGGCGAGACCTATTCGGTGAAATACAATCCGAACCACCGCTGGTTCTACATCCCCGAGATGACGCCGGACGAGGCGATCCTGCTGAAATGCTACGACTCGGCGACCGACGGCCGGACCCGCTTTGGGCCGCACACCGCGTTCGTCGACCCGACCACGCCGGCCGACGCCGCGCCGCGCGAGAGCATCGAGCTGCGTACGCTTGTGTTCCATAAGCAATAGTCATCACGACAACGCTTCGACGAATCGTCATGCCCGGGCTTGACCCGGGCATTCACGTCCAAGTCTCCATCTCTAAGACGTGGATGGCCGGGACAAGCCCGGCCATGACCGCATCAGGGCCTCCGACAGAGCGTTGCCTTCAAAGTTGGCACCGCCAGCCCAATAATGTTACGCCCGTCCCTGGGATGCCCGGGGAATAAGCGATTCATGGACGGCGTGGTGACGAAGGAAGAGGCGGGGATCGGTTTCCGCGCCCTGGTTCTTGCGCTTCTGGCATTGGCCTCCGGCCATATGCTGTCGACATTGCTGCGAACCATCCCGGCGATCAGCCTCGATTTGATGGCGCGGGATTTCGGCACCTCGCCGCAGGCGCTGGCGAGCCTGACCTCGATCTATCATTTCTCCTTTGCCGCCTCGCAGATCCCGGTCGGCGCCGCCATGGACCGCTTCGGCGTGCGGCCGGTGTCGCTCGGCCTGCTCACCGGCACCGTGGTCGGAACGCTGGTCTCGGCGCTGGCCACCGGTCCCGCGAGCTTCGTGCTCGGCCAGTTGATGCTCGGCGTCGCCACCTCGGGCATGCTGATGTGCCCGATGACGCTCGCCGCCAAGCAGATGTCGGCGGCGAAGTTCGGCCTGTGGTCCGGCCTGATCCTGTCGATCGGCAATATCGGCATGCTGTTGTCGGCGAGCCCGCTGGCCTTCGTGGTCGATCAGTTGGGCTGGCGCGCCGGCTTCTGGCTTTCGGCCGGCTTCGGCATCGTCGTGCTGATCGCGGTGTTCGCGCTGGTGCCGCGCCAGCCGGCGGCGCATGCCGATGAATCCTCGCCGCTGCGGCAGATGGCCGAGGTGCTGCGGCTCGGGCTGTCGCGCGGTCTGCGCGGCCTGATCGCGCTGTCGCTGGTGTCGCTCGGCGCCTCGCTGGTGCTGCGCGGCCTGTGGGCCGGGCCGTGGCTGATGGATGTGAAGGGTCTGAGCCGCATCGAGGCCGGCAATGTGCTTGGCCTGTTCACGCTGGCGATGATCGTCGGCCCAGCCTGTATCGGTGCCTTCGATCGCAAGTTCGGGCATCGCCGTACCGTGGTGGCGGCAACCCATGCGGTCGCCGCTTTGTTGCTGGTCGTGATGGCAGGCGGCGCGCCGCATTTCCCGGTCTCCAACCTGTTCGGCGTTGCCGTGATGCCGACGCGGTATGACCTGGTGCTGCTGATCCTGATCGGGCTGGTGACGTCGGCGCAGCCCTTGATCTACGGCATGACGCGGCAGCTGGTCGATGCCCAGAACACCGGCAAGGCGCTGTCCTCGGTCAATCTTGCGTTCTTCCTGGGCGCCGCGCTGCTGCAATCGAGCACCGCCGGCGTCGCGGCGCTGTTCGGGCTGCCCGCGGTGCTGCTGTTCATCGCGGCCGCGCTGCTGATCGGGACTGCGCTGTTTTGGGTCTATACCTCGACGGCGGCGACGGTAAGATAGCGGCCGGTTCCACCGCTTCCGGAAGTCACGTGCCCACGCCCGCCAAGATCGATCCGATCACCCGCTCCGTCGTCCAGCACCGCCTGTCGTCGATCGTGAAGGAGATGGGCGAAGCCATGCTTCGCACCTCCTATTCGCAGATCCTCAATTCGAGCCGCGATTTCTCGCTGGCGATCTGCGACACCAGCGGGCGGCTGATCGCGCAGGCCGATCACATCCCGGTGCATGTCGGGGCGCTGCCGTGGGCGACGCTGGCGGTCGAGGAGCGCTTCAAGGAGATCGCGCCCGGCGACGTCATCCTGCTCAACGATCCCTATCAGGGTGGCAGTCATCTGCCCGATCTGACCGCCTTCGTGCCGGTGTTCGACGGCGGAAAAAGGCTGCTGTGGACCATCGTGCGCGCGCATCAGAGCGACATCGGCGGCGCCACCCATGGCGCCTACAATCCGGCTGCTACCGAGATCTATCAGGAAGGCATCCGGATTCCGCCGATCAAGCTCTACGAGGCCGGCAAGCCGCGCGAGGATCTGCTCGACCTCCTGGCTTTGAACATCCGCAATCCCCGCGAATTCCGCGGCGACCTCGCGGCGATGCTCGGCGCCGCGCATCTCGGCGAACGCCGCGTCTCAAAATTGTTCAGCGAGTTCGGCGCGGAGACGGTCGAGGCCGCGATCGAGGCGATCTTGGACGCCACCGAGCAGCAGACCCGCGCCGTGGTGTCGACCTGGAAGGACGGCGTGTTCACCGGCGAAGCGCTGCTCGACGACGACGGCCACGGCCGCACCGACATCAAGATCGCCGCCAAGGTAACCAAGAAGGGCAGCGACATCGAGGTCGATCTCACCGGCTCCGACCCGCAGTCGACCAGCTTCGTCAATTCCTCGCATGCCAACATGCAGGCCGCGGTCGCGATGGCGTTCGCCTATCTGATCGACGCCGACATTCCGAAGA
Coding sequences within:
- a CDS encoding LLM class flavin-dependent oxidoreductase yields the protein MPVEFIGFITNNNASETIVRTGPVLDPPYVETVAKAHELAGFDRALLAFHSTTPDALQVAQHVLTITKQLKVMIAQRPGFTAPTLLARQLATLDQFYGGRVSLHVITGGNAIELRQDGNTLDDKDERYARTSEFLDVVRLEWTSEKPFNYSGKYYNVENGFSQVKPLQKGGIYTFVGGGSDAAVEVAGKHADTFALWGESYAQVRDVTARVRAAAAKNGRPTPRFSLSVRPILADTEEKAWAKAEHILERATALQDQTGYRRPNHATDGAKRLLALADQGQRIDKRLWTEIAKLTGANSNTTALVGTPEQVAEVFADYYDLGVSHFLIRGFDPLVDAIDYGRELIPLTRKLIAARDEQRGIAAE
- a CDS encoding ABC transporter substrate-binding protein, whose amino-acid sequence is MIRLIVAAALALAAIDAAFAQATLRVGDQKGNSQAVMEAAGVLKDVPYKIEWKEFAAAAPLLEALGAGAIDTGLVGDAPFTFAAAAKIPVKAIAAVRQSRDGLAVLVPENSAIKSFDDLRGKKIATGRGSIGHQLILAALESRGWQAADVQIVFLAPSDAKVAYTQGSVDAWSTWEPYVSQEEVLFKSRRVITADGITPGLGFQVATPDAIKGKRAELEDFVRRLAAARAWSQNNVEGYAATWGRLMNIPPAVPLNWLTRARIRIAPIDDSVVADEQKTIDLYDRWGLIRQKINAADIVDRSFAAAVEKGAGL
- a CDS encoding CmcJ/NvfI family oxidoreductase, producing MGLQETRIESLPFVTAELNYLAPTPGKPRTYAFDPPPGEPKSTALPEAHNVPIFDGRLIADSFSLDREGFALVKHPTSVKDYYDDNEVRNVYYPAVEAFLKATLKADRVFIFDHTVRKRVEGAADIRGGGPRQPATRVHVDQTAISGHNRVFEHLPNEAEQLVKGRVQVINLWRPIRGPLRDSPLAMADGTTIAPEDLIASDLIYPNRSGETYSVKYNPNHRWFYIPEMTPDEAILLKCYDSATDGRTRFGPHTAFVDPTTPADAAPRESIELRTLVFHKQ
- a CDS encoding MFS transporter; protein product: MDGVVTKEEAGIGFRALVLALLALASGHMLSTLLRTIPAISLDLMARDFGTSPQALASLTSIYHFSFAASQIPVGAAMDRFGVRPVSLGLLTGTVVGTLVSALATGPASFVLGQLMLGVATSGMLMCPMTLAAKQMSAAKFGLWSGLILSIGNIGMLLSASPLAFVVDQLGWRAGFWLSAGFGIVVLIAVFALVPRQPAAHADESSPLRQMAEVLRLGLSRGLRGLIALSLVSLGASLVLRGLWAGPWLMDVKGLSRIEAGNVLGLFTLAMIVGPACIGAFDRKFGHRRTVVAATHAVAALLLVVMAGGAPHFPVSNLFGVAVMPTRYDLVLLILIGLVTSAQPLIYGMTRQLVDAQNTGKALSSVNLAFFLGAALLQSSTAGVAALFGLPAVLLFIAAALLIGTALFWVYTSTAATVR
- a CDS encoding hydantoinase B/oxoprolinase family protein, which produces MPTPAKIDPITRSVVQHRLSSIVKEMGEAMLRTSYSQILNSSRDFSLAICDTSGRLIAQADHIPVHVGALPWATLAVEERFKEIAPGDVILLNDPYQGGSHLPDLTAFVPVFDGGKRLLWTIVRAHQSDIGGATHGAYNPAATEIYQEGIRIPPIKLYEAGKPREDLLDLLALNIRNPREFRGDLAAMLGAAHLGERRVSKLFSEFGAETVEAAIEAILDATEQQTRAVVSTWKDGVFTGEALLDDDGHGRTDIKIAAKVTKKGSDIEVDLTGSDPQSTSFVNSSHANMQAAVAMAFAYLIDADIPKNTGALRPLKVVAKQGTIVWADPGRPVTLCTSHPSNEIVEAIIKAMSASCPDRVMGGWGRRFRIAIQGEDPRNGRNFIWHMFQARPGGGASPGGDGYSSIGEWHSVGGLKFGSIEVAEVRFPLHFRQHEFRPDSGGDGRHRGGLGVALDMVLEIEKPARGNTAGDGARHGPCGMLGGSDGEPHHYRLLSEGREPRVLRTKEVGIELRPGDCLEIRSSGGGGWGPPEQRSAQARARDVAQGLVSKAV